A region from the Aegilops tauschii subsp. strangulata cultivar AL8/78 chromosome 5, Aet v6.0, whole genome shotgun sequence genome encodes:
- the LOC109763258 gene encoding phenylacetaldehyde reductase, producing the protein MAPPRRVCVTGGGGYIASWLVKLLLSRGYAVHATVRDPCDSKNAHLMQLDGAAENLRLFKADVLDSAALAAAVEGCEGVFHVASPVPADKIVDPESEVMVPAVKGTVNILEVCSSMKVQKAVVVSSTSSVHFNPSWPQGKPKDESCWSDKKVCAQHELWYCLAKTVAEETAWEYAEKNGLNVVTICPCIVFGPQLQPVVNTSSELLVYVLKGGPNAMNDMLWHIVDVRDVADALLLVYEKPESSGRYISAPNYITTKAILDLLKKTYPDYNYVNCKAEVDHNSPITPISSAKLRNLGWKPRELEETLLDSIEYYRKTGILQDGEEEGHACRLPDLFRFFHAAEE; encoded by the exons ATGGCACCACCGCGGCGCGTGTGCGTGACCGGCGGCGGCGGGTACATCGCCTCGTGGCTCGTCAAGCTACTCCTCTCCCGGGGCTACGCCGTCCACGCCACCGTCCGCGACCCAT GTGATTCCAAGAACGCGCATCTTATGCAGCTGGACGGGGCGGCGGAGAACCTGCGGCTGTTCAAGGCAGACGTGCTCGACAGCGCCGCGCTGGCCGCCGCCGTCGAGGGGTGCGAGGGCGTCTTCCATGTCGCCTCCCCCGTCCCTGCGGATAAGATCGTCGATCCTGAG TCAGAAGTGATGGTGCCTGCCGTCAAGGGCACTGTAAATATTCTTGAAGTTTGTTCATCTATGAAGGTTCAGAAAGCTGTGGTGGTGTCATCCACTTCTTCTGTTCATTTTAACCCCAGCTGGCCTCAGGGTAAACCCAAGGATGAGAGTTGCTGGTCGGACAAAAAAGTGTGCGCACAACATGAG CTCTGGTACTGTCTTGCTAAAACTGTTGCTGAAGAGACGGCTTGGGAATATGCAGAAAAGAATGGGCTCAATGTTGTTACAATATGCCCTTGTATTGTTTTTGGACCACAACTACAGCCTGTTGTCAACACCAGCAGCGAACTTCTCGTCTATGTTCTAAAAG GAGGTCCTAATGCGATGAACGACATGCTGTGGCACATAGTCGATGTCCGTGATGTGGCCGATGCTTTGCTTCTGGTATACGAGAAACCAGAATCATCCGGGAGATATATCAGCGCACCAAACTACATTACCACAAAAGCCATTCTGGACTTGCTGAAGAAGACGTACCCTGACTACAATTATGTAAACTG CAAGGCTGAGGTGGATCATAACTCTCCTATCACCCCAATCTCGTCTGCAAAACTGAGGAATCTGGGCTGGAAGCCTAGGGAATTGGAGGAGACGCTCCTGGATAGCATCGAATACTACCGGAAGACCGGAATTCTGCAGGATGGCGAGGAAGAGGGACACGCTTGCCGCCTTCCTGATCTCTTCCGGTTTTTTCATGCCGCCGAGGAATGA